The proteins below come from a single Macaca fascicularis isolate 582-1 chromosome 9, T2T-MFA8v1.1 genomic window:
- the LOC141407672 gene encoding ribosome biogenesis protein BMS1 homolog isoform X1 gives MWYCLNASFGFEMETSEFLNICQVHGFPKIMGVLTHLDSSKHNKKRKKTKKRLKHRFWTEVYLGAKLFYLSGMVHGEYQNQEIHNLGRFITVMKFRPLTWQTSHPYVLADRMEDLTNPENIQTNIKCDRQVSLYVIKSSTLEK, from the exons ATGTG GTACTGCTTAAATGCCAGCTTTGGGTTTGAAATGGAAACCTCTGAGTTTCTAAACATCTGTCAAGTACATGGCTTTCCTAAAATTATGGGAGTTCTCACCCACCTCGACTCCTCCAAGCATAATAAGAAACGGAAGAAGACAAAGAAGCGATTAAAACACAGGTTCTGGACAGAAGTTTACCTG GGTGCCAAGCTGTTCTACCTTTCTGGAATGGTGCATGGAGAATATCAAAACCAAGAAATCCACAATCTGGGCCGTTTTATTACAGTTATGAAGTTTAGGCCTCTCACATGGCAAACTTCTCACCCTTATGTCCTGGCAGACAG gaTGGAAGATTTGACAAACCCAGAGAATATCCAAACAAACATCAAATGTGACCGGCAGGTGTCACTTTATGTTATTAAGAGTAGcacacttgaaaaataa
- the LOC141407672 gene encoding ribosome biogenesis protein BMS1 homolog isoform X2: protein MVASGKKRRLTIIECGCDINMMVDLAKAADVGAKLFYLSGMVHGEYQNQEIHNLGRFITVMKFRPLTWQTSHPYVLADRMEDLTNPENIQTNIKCDRQVSLYVIKSSTLEK from the exons GTAAAAAGCGCAGACTCACCATTATTGAATGTGGGTGTGACATTAACATGATGGTTGATCTGGCTAAAGCAGCAGATGTG GGTGCCAAGCTGTTCTACCTTTCTGGAATGGTGCATGGAGAATATCAAAACCAAGAAATCCACAATCTGGGCCGTTTTATTACAGTTATGAAGTTTAGGCCTCTCACATGGCAAACTTCTCACCCTTATGTCCTGGCAGACAG gaTGGAAGATTTGACAAACCCAGAGAATATCCAAACAAACATCAAATGTGACCGGCAGGTGTCACTTTATGTTATTAAGAGTAGcacacttgaaaaataa